Proteins from a single region of Ischnura elegans chromosome 2, ioIscEleg1.1, whole genome shotgun sequence:
- the LOC124174047 gene encoding lazarillo protein-like, which translates to MFFRVHSTLVLGVAAILFGCNVEAISRFAGSCPKLDAVSFFNPNVFKGEWFEYGSFFPIFDSINRCTKFTFSDPTFGVMKLDISGKNMLNFQMETRSGTAAVTGSSGTLSMTFPSLAPFPSQYLILGTDYASWAVLWTCQERPSDNIQNVIILTRQQAPPQFTVNSALRNIDSNSLSRFNFKPVDQSYC; encoded by the exons ATGTTTTTCCGAGTGCACTCAACGCTGGTCCTCGGAGTGGCAGCCATATTATTTGGGTGCAATGTTGAAGCAATAAGCAGGTTTGCTGGCTCCTGTCCGAAATTGGATGCGGTATCTTTCTTCAATCCTAATGTC ttcAAAGGTGAATGGTTCGAATATGGGAGCTTCTTTCCCATCTTTGACAGCATCAACCGGTGTACTAAGTTTACGTTTTCTGACCCAACATTTGGAGTAATGAAGCTGGATATATCTGGAAAGAATATGCT AAATTTTCAAATGGAGACAAGGAGTGGCACAGCAGCAGTTACGGGGAGTAGCGGAACACTATCAATGACATTCCCATCTCTGG CTCCATTTCCCAGCCAGTACCTAATTCTGGGAACAGACTATGCCTCATGGGCAGTTCTCTGGACGTGTCAAGAAAGACCTTCGGATAATATCC AGAACGTCATTATACTGACGCGGCAACAGGCGCCACCACAGTTTACAGTCAACTCGGCATTGAGGAATATCGACTCAAACAGTCTGTCAAGGTTCAACTTTAAACCAGTGGACCAGTCATACTGCTGA